Proteins encoded in a region of the Chiloscyllium punctatum isolate Juve2018m chromosome 16, sChiPun1.3, whole genome shotgun sequence genome:
- the LOC140487030 gene encoding tumor necrosis factor receptor superfamily member 9-like, whose product MFPPGTARPRRAATLFWVCLWTAVAARESHRWSRSRCQNDNVCPENEYCYEAEKRCCSNCPPGFYRKDFCTSKNDTSCEPCNHISYNEDWNHSYECTVCVGTCANDQVEVQSCSRTRRQKCECKPGMYCKSPSLNYCDQCVHYTRCTMGEELIDAGNHRKDNVCKPCPTGTFSNVPGAKCQPHTNCSLLNKHLVKGGTASEDAVCGQVITSTIATSILTIFTLRPNDEKLNLTTVSTAVTTPKGNRQMVDLFLAIGLILAFLLILIVSSLLFRRKEYFKSLFLSNKTKGPVYIVTPYRIYLGMEPGNSANADQEDPIIQHPESHIHFPQQESVKSQNTGESHIYPVEEEGKLFRDPVPAADY is encoded by the exons TCTCACCGGTGGTCTAGGTCTCGCTGCCAAAACGATAACGTGTGTCCGGAGAATGAATATTGCTATGAAGCTGAGAAACGGTGCTGCTCTAATTGTCCTCCAG GATTCTACCGAAAAGATTTCTGCACATCCAAAAATGATACATCCTGTGAACCTTGTAATCACATCTCCTACAATGAGGACTGGAATCATTCGTACGAATGCACAGTTTGTGTGGGAACTTGTGCAAATG ATCAGGTTGAAGTTCAAAGCTGTTCCCGAACAAGAAGACAGAAGTGTGAGTGTAAACCGGGAATGTACTGTAAATCTCCGAGTCTCAACTATTGTGATCAGTGTGTTCACTACACGAGGTGCACCATGGGAGAGGAGCTGATTGATGCAG GAAACCATCGTAAGGACAATGTTTGCAAACCCTGCCCCACGGGCACCTTTTCCAATGTACCAGGTGCTAAGTGCCAGCCTCATACCAA CTGCTCCCTGTTAAATAAGCATTTAGTGAAAGGAGGTACAGCGTCTGAAGATGCTGTCTGTGGCCAAGTAATAACCAGCACCATAGCAACCAGCATCCTCACCATCTTCACCCTGCGGCCTAATGACGAGAAACTGAATCTGACAACTGTATCCACTGCAGTCACAACACCGAAAGGAAACA GACAGATGGTCGATTTGTTTTTGGCGATTGGGTTAATTCTTGCGTTCCTACTGATCCTCATTGTTTCAAGTTTGCTGTTCAGACGCAAGGAATATTTCAAAAGCTTGTTTTTATCCAACAAAACTAAAG GCCCTGTCTATATTGTGACCCCTTACCGTATATACCTGGGCATGGAGCCCGGCAACAGTGCCAATGCTGATCAGGAAGATCCCATCATTCAACATCCCGAATCCCACATTCATTTTCCACAGCAGGAGTCAGTGAAGTCGCAGAATACAGGAGAGAGTCACATTTACCCAGTGGAGGAGGAGGGGAAACTGTTCCGGGACCCCGTGCCTGCTGCTGACTATTAG